The Montipora foliosa isolate CH-2021 chromosome 6, ASM3666993v2, whole genome shotgun sequence genome includes the window GAATGTTGTGAAAGTTCAAGGTAAACGGCACAGTCCGTTGGTAGTAAGCAAGGACAGTATGGAGGAAGGAGAGGGAGAGACGGTAAGTGGACGAAGAACGAAAGGCAAGGGAAAGGTGGAgaaaggtgttttcttttttattccccctaaaaatccaggccccattttttttaattacatccccccaaaaaaagggaaacccttttttagacagttcatagtaacctaggttgaaacaaaatgacctagtttggtaacctaaggaacaaaatgacttGCAACATATACACTGGAGCTTAGTCTGTGATTTTGATCCAATGACAAACATCAGGGAAGGCAGTCCCAGGCTGTCAATTTGTCGTCTGACCCCTCATGTTCAGATGGGTTAATATAAGAAAATAGATCCAATTTAAATATTACTCTCTTTACCTGCACCTCTGCAATCCTTACATGCCGATAACATTTCATCCTTGATTTCTGGGAATTCTTGAGCGATTTCTTCCCCAGTTTTGATGAGTCGTGCCGTAGCATCTTCAATATCTTGTGCAAGCTTGTGAGCATTCTTTGATTTTCCAATCTTGctactttttttctttggttggtTGACAAGAGTTGTTACCTACAACATGACTCACAGTGGTCAGCTTATCTGTCTGATTTCTTAAAGTCATGTCGCTTAGGCCTGATGGAGAGTTTTACACCCCAATTTATGATTAAACTGTGAAtacttaatttttttacatGTGGCATTTGCTGTGATCAATGCAGACAGACAGTCAGACTTATGTCCTGTTCAGACTGTAAGGGTATAATTGTTTTATCTGGATCTATAAATCATGGGAATCAATATCATTAATATTTTCATAGCAATCAAACTATATTCTACTATGTTTATCAACTTTAAGGCTTTTTCACATGGTATGTCAGAGCAATAATTACAGAATGCCCATCCACCTAGAAAAATTATCATTAAACCTAGTTGCCCGGGTCTCATAGTCAATGAATATGAATATTATAAGACTTAACTCCAAGCAGTAAAAACAGACTACCACCACAGTCCACAATCCCATAGTCGAAGAACAGTAAAATGGACTGCCACTGCGGTCTGAAGTCCCAAAGTCATAGGAATATCAATGTTATAACTCAAAGCAGTAAAACGGACTGCCCCCGCAGCCCAGTAATGAACAAATATGAATATTGTAAGAGGCTCTGCCAGGATAAATTCCGACAAGCAAAATGGCCTAAACGTAGCGACAGCACTTAAAGTGAAATCACGACAGAcaacatcctttctttaaatttctgacagcAACAgtcacagcaacgtgaaacattgacaaagcattgacacaagaacttttaaaattcagacaagcaacaagggctcccccccccccccacccccctagCAGGGCCTCTTGTAACTCCAAGGAGTAAAATGTACTAGCACAGTGGTCCGCAGagtggattaaagaacgaggtatattaCATGTGCATGTGTGTCAGTTAAGAGAATAAATTTTTCTCACTTCACATGCCTTGTGCAGTTTTTTGGGGGGCTCTGGATTATGAATTTAACATCAATCTGTTCAGCGACATCCAATATTTCTTTCcaaatcaaacttttttttttagaataactttcaaaacaataatattgaaagttagaataaagattattattattattataactcaACTGGTGCAATAATATTTGTTTCCTTAATTGTGATGTTCATTATGCTTTTGTTGgtgtacatttttttcttttttttacagtCTAGTAGGTTTGCGATTTATAATTAATTACAATTTTTATATAGTAGTAATAATGGGCAAGCTACATTGCAAGAAGCTAAATGAACCAGTTGGTTTTCTTGTTAGCTAAAGTTGAAAAGAATCCTGGAAAATTGGAGGCTTGAAATAGCGTCAAGCCATGGGATGGCATTGCACACCGCTGTTCGAGGTGAGCTATGATCATTCAATTTTCCCATCTTTTACTATGCAATAAATTTGTATTCAATCAATCCAAATAGTGGCATGCTGAGTAAAAGACAGGTCTTCTAATTTTACGCACAGATGGATAGATAGCTCTTAAATCGTCTTTGTAATTATGGTCAATAATTTGTGCCTGTCATccttcaataatattattattataagacaGTATAATGACAAAGGCTGAAAAACATGAACTTGAAACACCAAACCATCAAAATAGCAAATCGTTGCTCAACGAATACAAACAGTGCCCTAAATTACGTTGGTAAATAACGAATTTTTAATTGCTGCAACTTCACAGTTCACCAATCATGTTATCTGTAATCTTGATGCCAATTAATTTTGATGCCAGTTGACAGTTCAAGTTTTGATAACAAGAGTAAAATTCAGGGAAATGAAAAAGATATTTGCTTCTCGGAAACTATTTCTGCTTTCAGGCATAACGTACACaacaaaacagttttaaacCTGCAATCGTGAAAGCTGAAGGAATATAATTATACTTTCATTTGGAGACTGAAAGTGTGAATGCTTTCTGATCGAATCGTTTGATCGAAGCAAACTTCTGTTATGCTGACTCAGTTTGCATACTGTtaaaattcaacttttcctAAAGCATCGGCCAGAATTGATTTTGGCTGCTGTTCACAGCAATAATTTATGCGTTTTTCAAACTAAGGAGTGGAGCGATGACAGGGGTTTATACTGCAGCTTACTGATCACGCACTGTGCTATGTCCGCTCGGTttgttaaaacaacaaaaattaaagaataaactTCCCCCTGGATGCAAGAAGATCGTCTCGAGATCCTGTTTTTCAAGCTGTAGATTAAATTACTAGGCATACAGAATTAAGCAGCTTACTTGGTGAACAAGAGGTTCCAATGTCTTTTCTACCGAATGTGTTCGAATTTCCAAGGTTTTGGGATCccatttcattttatgtttttcCAATGTGATGTCCCCACTTGCTGTTGTCGTTCCTCGACTCATCCTTTCAGAAATTGGTTTTCAAATGCCAACAGGACAAGAGAACCTCGAGGAAATAAACTTGCCAAGAGCTCACAGCAGTCAAAATAGCGatattttggtcacgtgactagTTAAACTTGGCTTCTTTGGAATGTGACGCCCAAACATTCCTCCCAACCGTAGCCCCCAAGTGACTTTTTATTAGGGCCCGGACGCACTGGGCAAATTTTTgcttattttgcgaaaaaatctgtCACCAGTTCGCTGAGACAATTTTAGATctaccaaattttgtcaaggcttaccaaacttcaaagacgccgtcgtcctgcctcagagcaggacaaatttttgtcaggcgTGAAAACTATACACATTTTACGATTTTCACGGCATgatctaaaaaaaaagtttttaagtGCGGCCACGAttaccaaattgaaaatttggcggGGACAATTTTTGTTGAGATGTTTGGTTGAGCGAAACAAATTTTCTCAGCCTAGTGCGTACGGGCCCTTATAATATTAGTACGGATGGTAAACTGCAAATCGAAGCAATTATAAAGACAGGCGAAGACTTGAATTTGTATGAGAGAGTGTTGCTTGGGAAAATGCAaaatgtttgttgttgttgttgttgttgcccatATTGTGTTTGCCCGTCTTTtatctatatatataaatttgtGCCTCCCTGAATCTGAGAGGTCATGTATGCCctctcctccccccccccccctccccccgacCCCCGCATCTCTCCAAGAATAAATAGTTTTGAGAAAGAACGACATAACGTAAAAATCAATGTCCAAGAATGGGCATTTTTCAATTACCCAAATTCTTGCTCACTGTAATCTGACTGTCACTTTTGGCCATGCCTTGGGCCGTTGTTGGCTGTAGCAACCAGGAACTGTTTAATTCAATACAGAAGGTATACAGTACATCCGAGACACAACTAGCCTGGGAACAGCAGACGCATTTCCGGTCGTCGCTTCTCTCCCTCCGAAAACAGCACGCATTTCCGGTCGTCGCTTCTCTCCCTCCGAAAAAGGAGGGAGAGAAGCGACGACCGGAAATGCGTCTGCTGTTCGCAGTCTAAGACACAACACATATGGACGCAATCTCGTTCGCAGAGGCTCGATCCTTTAGGCCAGCGTCTCGATCCGCGGCGCTGCCATGGCGCTGGCAAAACTGAGGATCGCACTtaagtagggagcttacgaaacgaggacgaggacgacgacggctacgaggactctatagaccctatgcaaaaatggctgcctttaaattattcttttattcatattcaaaagagcccaactaacctcgttttgagacaaaaattctaaagaatttgttatgtTGGCCATTTCAAATCATTCAGGATTTTCGTGCCATTCCCAGGAGTGCTGGTATATTCACTTTTAACAAAACGTGCTGCTCGTCTCTGCACagtcttgttgttgtttgataTTTATCTGTTTGAGCAGGTTAAAGTCTTTGGACCTGCTGTATCCACCCACCCAaacactcacaaaggacagccacaacaccgggaacttcatcccctgcTCTTCTCGATCTGTGTGGGTGTGGGTTCAGTTTTTAACGTCCCATATGGAACTAATAAACATGGAAGGTATTTGTAacacggggcctacggtttatagtcctcatccgagaagacttgaatgTGTAACCATTTTCGGGTGAGGCACCACTTTTTAGACCCTGAGTGTTTGTACGGCCTTTAAATAGTTGAACTAACTTCCTCCGCTTGGCAGCCCTTAGCCTGTTACAGGCTCCCAGATggtagggaaagagaaaaaaaatgcgtgcgaaaaatgagtgggggcttgggtcgagacGAGGCGGGGTACCCAAGCCTCCATTCGCTTTTCCCAGTTGTATTCGttttttctcgactatctgggagcctggaacaggctaggccctgtgttcaaccaactgagccacacgTATTCGAGGTGTTAACCTCAATATTAGTCCTCCTCTATTCAATTACAGCTctgaaaatacaaataaaataagCATTTGAGTTAAACCTAAGGTGAAGAAAAATTTGAGCTTGGTCCGTGAGAGGCTCGAACTCTCGACCTCGGCGTTATCAGCACCgcgctctgccgactgagctaacgGACCATCACGTTATCGCACATTTCGAATTTTAgttatttaaacaaattctAATGCAATAACGCCATATTTGGTCAGAAAAGCATTTGACAAGAATGTGATGTTGACCACGAGATTCTCAGTCTCGGATGGCCGCCATCTTTGCTGGAAGTGTACGAATTTACATGATCACCATATGTCTTTTGTCATCCTTAAGtttcttcaattttgtgaaatgtGAGGTGCGCTTGGTAGGAGTAAGTCCCGTAGATGGTTCTAGCAAAATCGAGAACGGAATTGTGGAGATAACAGCTGAAACGTCGGTTTTGTTGAGGTTCTACGGAGAAAGGCTTTCGCAGAAAACTCGAATAGCATTCACTTCCACCGCTGGAAAGTTTAACTCAACTTGTGATAGTGATCGCACTAAACCTTTTACGTTCAATGAAAATGGCTTGCGGAAGCTTAGAGGAGAAGCTGAAGTTATCTTACCATTTGGTGGaccatttttcatttgtttgcaGCCGAGTAACGGAAGCAACTGGTTTCACCAAGGAGACGATAAAGGTCTCCAGGTTAAGACAACCACGAAGACCTTTCCTCAATGGCTAgagattgttttcattgtgattCTCGTGTGCCTTTCAGGTCTGTTCTCTGGTCTTAATCTTGGCTTAATGGCACTTGATCCGACCGAACTCAAAATTGTGATGAACTGTGGCAATGCCAACGAACAGAGCTACGCTAAAGCTATCCAACCCATACGTAAACACGGTAATTATCTTCTGTGCACCTTGCTTCTCGGTAATGTTTTGGTAAACACTTCGTTTACGGTTCTTTTAGACGGTATCATAGGCGATGGTATTGCTGCTGTGCTTGGTTCAACTGCAGGGATTGTCATCTTTGGTGAAATAATTCCCCAAAGCATTTGCTCAAGACACGGGCTGGCAGTGGGTGCACGAACCATCTGGATTACACGCTTTTTTATGTTAATTACTTTTCCTGTTTCTTTCCCGATAAGTGCAATCTTAAACTGCATATTGGGTAACGAGATAGGTACAGTGTATAACAGAAAACAGCTGCAAGAAATGCTTAAAGTCCAAGCTGAGTTTAACGATTTGGAAGGCGATGAGATGAACATTATATCGGGAGTTCTAAATTACAAGAGTAAAACCGTGGAAGAGGTTATGACCAAGCTAGAAGACTGTTATCTCCTGGACTTGTCGGCAGTTCTTGATTTTAGAACTATTGCAAGTATTATGCAATCAGGACACAGTCGCATCCCAGTGTACGACGGCGAGAGGCATAATATAGTGGCGCTATTGCTTGTTAAGGATTTGGCTTTTATTGACTCCGACGACTGCACACCATTGCGAACAGTTATAAAGTTTTATAACCACCAAGTTCAGAAAGTTTTTAATGATGTTCATCTAGATGCAATGCTAGAAGAGTTCAAAAAGGGTCATTCACATTTAGCAGTGGTTCAGTGTGTCAACAATGAGGGAAGTGGAGATCCTTTCTATGAAGCCATTGGTATTGTGACCTTGGAAGACATCTTAGAGGAAATTATTCAATCTGAGATAGTAGATGAAACAGACATTTATTGTAAGTATGCAGGGGGTATTTGAACATCTACATTTGATGTAGCACCTTGTCAATGTAGTGGGCGTCAACTTGGAAGGCTACTTTGGTAAAACTTTAAAAGTAAAAGGCAAAATTCATTGTTCATGTAGTTAGCCTCCAGATCTAAAAAACTTCAAATGGACTGCAAAACCTACTTTTGAAACTAGATGAGTAAGCTTAGCTTGCACAATTACTACTGTTGTGTTAATATTGCTTTACATTTCCTTGTTTTAATATTACACTGAAAGCAAGATTTGGTGaatccatgtacatgtatatctcaGTGAGCCTTTTAATAATATTACACTGCTAAGAATAATACGCTTAATAATGAAAGACCTACTTCCTCTGTTTTGGCGCAGACTCTACTTGCAAAGCTGTAAACTCAGCTCGCAAAGGTGATTGTGCATGTAGAGTTAGCAATAAAGGATTTATGTTTGTAAATTCGCAATCACTTTGATGAAATGTTGAGTGAATTCCACTTATTCTATACATAACATATCTATAATCCACATGTTTACATTATAAAGAaaccaatattattattttgtgcaaATGTGTTGGTTTGTGTAACTGATGTCATAAATTacagataaaaaaataattttaatgttttcCCAAAGATCTTTTCTGGGGTCTTGGTAATTTGTTGTTTCCATTTTCCTTGCCTTATCAGTGGACAACAAGTCTGGCAAAGTCATACCAGGTCGTAAGAAGACCCTAATGAGAGAACTGTCACTATTCACCGAGGACGAGGATCAACCAAAAGTGTCGCACCAGCTTCAATTAGCCATTCTGCAATACCTCAACACAGGTAAAAGCTATGGCAATAAGATTATTAATCCTTTCCAAATTTGTGAAGTCACTTCTTTTCCACTGGCAGCATTTCTTTACAGACTTAAAGACTGTGCATTAGCATACAGTGCAAGTGCATCTATGGCAATGATATTCATGGAAAATTTTCCTGACTTTCTTCCCTGAGGAGTTCTTGTATTTGTATGTTAAACTGCTCATGGTGACCTGACTTTAATGCATTGACAACTAATGAAGAGCTATGTTTATGAGAGTGAGATCTCAGCAGGACGGCTCAAAAACACTGCAAAGATCTACTGAAAGGCATAATAACCCTCTGCCTCCTAAGAAGCACACTTATACAATTTtagtctgtctaatgccagatgatacTTGTTGCTGGGGGTCATTCTGGGGTGAAAAGGTTGACATCCAAGGCCACTCAAAATTATCTCCTCTTTAATCCACCCCCTGCTAAGAGTTACACTTCAAAAAGTTtagtctgtctaatgccagacaatttttgCTCATACAGGTAAGTGGGGGCCAGTTTAaagattaattaacaattatttcatgagtgcgcgttggatgtgagatggtaaatagccaacaaggtgcatagcgccgagttggctataatcagtctcatatccaacaggCGCCAATGGAATACAgtgtaattgttttattaaattccttaaactccaagagtttggaagtacgaaatgtGAGCAAAAAAGGTGAGAAAATCCGagcaaaatgaaagaaaacttgatgaagatgcgatgttgtgtaataccttgtggtctgacagacgcaggctcatcacaaaaacatctTTTGGCTTTTGCATACTTCTAAACGtcagaattgatccaaactttccacagaaaggtttcttttgcgttgttcagaaagaaatttcgctttcgggcggaaaaaaaattagcttagcaacgcttagtgcaatcaattgccatagaaggtcaaactaaggtatatgagctgataaccaaaattgagtgaaccaatcagagcacgagaaatgcattaaccaaggttgaaaagttaataataaaatttCATATAGCTCTACCAAAACACTTGACCTTTTGCAAAGCATGGTGACAGGCAAATGACAACTGTTTTTTAGTGCAGGGTTTAAACGAACCTGGAATAATGGCATGCAAACTTGGAAGCAAGTCCTTTGGGTTAAGCTGCTTCCCATTATTGTAATCTGAGTAGGTACACTACACACAAATGCCATTTCGTCCATGACAagctttttttccttctttcatAGCTTTGGAAGTGTTCAGTGAAGATGTAATCTCCCTCAATGTCCTTAAACGGTTAATTAGCCAGCCTAAAGTTATTCATGAGCTGAAACTCCAAGATGGAGATGACAACAAGTTTCAAAGCTACCTGTACAGGAAAGATATGGTAGCTGATTACTTCATCTTAATCATCCAAGGAAAAGTTGAAGTAATCATTGGACAAGAAGCACTTACATTTGAGGAGGGCCCCTTTTCAAGCTTTG containing:
- the LOC138006352 gene encoding metal transporter CNNM2-like produces the protein MAAIFAGSVRIYMITICLLSSLSFFNFVKCEVRLVGVSPVDGSSKIENGIVEITAETSVLLRFYGERLSQKTRIAFTSTAGKFNSTCDSDRTKPFTFNENGLRKLRGEAEVILPFGGPFFICLQPSNGSNWFHQGDDKGLQVKTTTKTFPQWLEIVFIVILVCLSGLFSGLNLGLMALDPTELKIVMNCGNANEQSYAKAIQPIRKHGNYLLCTLLLGNVLVNTSFTVLLDGIIGDGIAAVLGSTAGIVIFGEIIPQSICSRHGLAVGARTIWITRFFMLITFPVSFPISAILNCILGNEIGTVYNRKQLQEMLKVQAEFNDLEGDEMNIISGVLNYKSKTVEEVMTKLEDCYLLDLSAVLDFRTIASIMQSGHSRIPVYDGERHNIVALLLVKDLAFIDSDDCTPLRTVIKFYNHQVQKVFNDVHLDAMLEEFKKGHSHLAVVQCVNNEGSGDPFYEAIGIVTLEDILEEIIQSEIVDETDIYLDNKSGKVIPGRKKTLMRELSLFTEDEDQPKVSHQLQLAILQYLNTALEVFSEDVISLNVLKRLISQPKVIHELKLQDGDDNKFQSYLYRKDMVADYFILIIQGKVEVIIGQEALTFEEGPFSSFGTNALVLSLSNSNVNLKGGLQYIPDYTVRAITDIMYLKIPKALYKRAVQTTLMERQETRGMDGLQDRSSVSNGPGINSNGLYIESTC